Within the Panthera uncia isolate 11264 unplaced genomic scaffold, Puncia_PCG_1.0 HiC_scaffold_76, whole genome shotgun sequence genome, the region gggcaggggcgggagcTTCTTCTCCAGCGTGGCGCCCACAATCCAGTTGCTGTCCATGGAGCCTGCAGGTAGACGGCTGGGTTGAGAGCCAACTTCCCATCCTGTCCCCAAAGAGTCGCGCTCCAGGCCACCTCAGATACCACCAGCCGGACTGCCGGCTTCTAGATCTCTGCCCACACTGTTCCCACCACCCGGAGACCTCTTCTCGAACCCCAAGTTCTCCAAGCCCAGGAACAACTGGCTTAGTCGTCCTGTCCCACGCTCCCCCCGCCACTCCGGGcagccctctgccccacccccaaccgtGAGCCTTGGGAGGACGGTGCCCGGCCACCGCTCTGTCCCCAGCACCCTGGCACAAAGGCTGGCCTCAGAGCAGGTGCTCACATCTGCTGAACGAGAGACTGAGCCCTACGCGTGTGCAAGCGCGTGGGGCCATCCCCACACCGTGCGAAGGGCCAGTCGCTCATCTCACAGGAGCGGAGGGCAGCGCAGTGGGAACGCAAGCCCGGCCTGGGAGAGCAGGCTGACTGCAGAGAGAGGGGTCAAGGGGCAGGCACAGAAGGTAGGCTTCAGAGGCAAATAAACCCCTGGGCCTCGGAAAAGCCCTGCCCGGGGCTGAAGGAAGCGGCTTTGCGGGGTGGTCTTCACATCCCGCCAACCTGAGAACCACTGAGATCCGAGGGGAAAGACTTAAGACTTAGCGTCAGGACCAGAGTCAGCCCGGGAGGAGGCTCTGGACGGGGCTGTGACCGTGCACCTGAGGGAACCTGTCCCCACTCACGTCAGAGGAGCGGGGTGGCCCCGATGCACTCCGAGTCGCCTCCCGCttgtgagaaaacagaagaggaccAGGAGTGCCAAGCTCAGGTCTCCACCAGCTTAACAAGAGTCTCCAGGGAATTTggaggccccctcccctgccccctccccaaagtGCCAGCACGCTGCCCTCCACCAACTCTTTTGGCCTACACACCCGCCCCGGGCCCAGTCACCTGTCACCTGTTTTCCAAgtatggaaactgaggcctgtACCTTTGAAGAGGAGGTTGGCCTTGGGCAGGTCCAGCTGGTACCCGAAGGAGACACTGGTGTCCTGCATCCTTGTGCTGGCCTCGAACTCCACACCCACCTGCAGCTGGAGGGGCCAGGGCAACACGCAGACAGTCAGCCTCCCGGGACGGACTCCCGGGCACGCGGGCCCCTGGCAGCCCGCACCTGCAAAGTGCGCCCTCGCAGCCGGTCCCTGGACCAGCTCACCTGGTCGCTGGCTTTGTGGTAGTACGTCGCGTGCATGCCCGCCTGGCCCAACGTCACTGTCGCCAACCAGTTGTTCACTGTAAGACagcagggtggagggtggggcggACCACCAAGGGGGCTTGGAAGGCAGGCccgtctcctctctcctccctcagacccggGCCCCTGGCCCCCGGCCCTGACCCCTGCCCTCGGGCCCCAGGCTCACGTGTGTATTTCCCAGCTAGAGACATGACCGTGCCTTCCTCCCCGGGCCGCCGGTGGTAGACCAGCTCTCCACCCAGGGCCAGACACGGCGTGATGCTCTGCAGGTAGTGGGCCACGAGGATACCTGCGggtgagatgggggaggggtcaCCTGGGCTTGGTGGTCAGCTTCCGCCCAGCCAAGGTGCCAGGCCGGACTCCCACCCCAGGGAGCTTTCCAGGTTCGCCCCTGCTGGAGGCGCAGGGCCTTCCCTCAGGCCTCCCGCGCCCCGTGGGACCTCATCAGGTCTGTACCTCCCCACGAGGCTGGCGTTCACCTGCCACTCTATTTACAGAGGAGACCACAGAGGCTAAGGAAGTAAGTCACTGATCCGTGGTCACAAGGTATGTGAGGGGCAGAATCTGGGCTCCTCTACCTCCCAGGCCTGCGTCCTGAACCACTATGCtgctgggagaggcaggagggtaGGGCTGGTAAGAGCACACCTCTGGGGgccagacagcctgggttcaaatcccagccccaccacctgCTGGCAGAGTTAATGGCGGGCCACTGGCGTCACCTCTCTGTGAATGGGACTGTCTCTCGAGGTTATGCTGTGGCCTAGAGGAGCGAATGAGGCGCAGGGTATCGTGACCCGCGCTTGGTGATTGCTGGGACTGGCCACGGTGAGCTTTACGACTGGTTTCCTCTGCTCCCTGGCTGTAGGGACAGCCCTGAGACCCCTATTGAGCGCTGGCCAGCAGGCGACCGCCCCCTGGTGGGCGGAAATTCTCGGAGTCGGAGGACTGGAGCCTGGGAGAGTAGACAGCGCAAACCAGGTAAACAgaagaagcagggggagggccgCTGACGTAGCAAACAGGGCCCGTACACGGACTACACGGACACAGTCGGAGTCGGAGACATGGAAACGGGgtcagaaagggagggagggagagggaacgGAAGATTCCCtggggggagagaatgagcagacaCAGACAGGCTGAGAGGGTGGCCCAGTGAGGAAGAGGACGGAGAAAAGGGGAAGGCCGGA harbors:
- the LOC125918420 gene encoding mitochondrial import receptor subunit TOM40 homolog, whose protein sequence is MSLAGKYTLNNWLATVTLGQAGMHATYYHKASDQLQVGVEFEASTRMQDTSVSFGYQLDLPKANLLFKGSMDSNWIVGATLEKKLPPLPLTLALGAFLNHRKNKFQCGFGLTIG